One genomic window of Pseudokineococcus lusitanus includes the following:
- the greA gene encoding transcription elongation factor GreA yields MTDTTQSPAAPSGGQQAWLTQEAYDRLKAELDHLSGPARQEIVQRIEAAREEGDLKENGGYHAAKEEQGKQEGRIRQLTQLLRDATVGAAPADDGVVEPGMVVVAEVNGTERRFLFGSREVAEGTDLDVYSPTSPLGGAINGRSAGDETSYTAPNGKTIAVKVVSAEPFSG; encoded by the coding sequence GTGACCGACACCACGCAGAGCCCCGCCGCGCCCTCCGGGGGCCAGCAGGCCTGGCTCACCCAGGAGGCCTACGACCGGCTGAAGGCCGAGCTCGACCACCTCTCGGGGCCCGCGCGCCAGGAGATCGTCCAGCGCATCGAGGCCGCCCGCGAGGAGGGCGACCTCAAGGAGAACGGCGGCTACCACGCCGCCAAGGAGGAGCAGGGCAAGCAGGAGGGGCGCATCCGCCAGCTCACGCAGCTGCTGCGCGACGCGACCGTCGGCGCCGCGCCGGCCGACGACGGCGTCGTCGAGCCGGGCATGGTCGTCGTCGCCGAGGTCAACGGCACCGAGCGGCGCTTCCTCTTCGGCTCCCGCGAGGTCGCCGAGGGCACGGACCTCGACGTCTACAGCCCCACCTCGCCCCTCGGCGGCGCCATCAACGGTCGCTCCGCCGGCGACGAGACGAGCTACACCGCCCCCAACGGCAAGACGATCGCCGTGAAGGTCGTGTCCGCGGAGCCCTTCTCCGGCTGA
- a CDS encoding ABC transporter permease yields the protein MSGTTDARRPGPSTGSAAGGRRPEPPEAGGLRQAVGDGWTIARRNLIRVKRVPDLLVGSIVSPIMFVLLFAYVFGGAISLPGADGSAPDPAAYREYLIAGIFAQTVIFGATITGSGMAQDLKTGIIDRFRALPMAPSAVLVGRTTADVVNNVLTVVIMTLTGLVVGWRINTSVGEALLGYVVLLFFAYCVSWIMAYLGLLVRTPEVFNNVTFIVIFPLTFIANTFVPIESFPTGLRQFAEWNPVSSVTQAARELFGNLQAGVPTPEAWPLQNPVLYTVLWGVVLLLVFVPLTVRQYQRAAAR from the coding sequence ATGAGCGGCACGACGGACGCACGGCGACCGGGCCCGAGCACGGGGTCCGCGGCCGGCGGGCGCCGGCCCGAGCCGCCGGAGGCGGGCGGGCTCCGCCAGGCGGTGGGCGACGGCTGGACCATCGCGCGGCGCAACCTCATCCGCGTCAAGCGGGTGCCCGACCTCCTCGTCGGCTCGATCGTCTCGCCGATCATGTTCGTGCTGCTCTTCGCCTACGTCTTCGGCGGGGCCATCTCCCTGCCGGGCGCCGACGGGTCCGCCCCGGACCCGGCGGCCTACCGCGAGTACCTCATCGCCGGGATCTTCGCGCAGACGGTCATCTTCGGGGCCACCATCACCGGCTCGGGCATGGCCCAGGACCTCAAGACCGGGATCATCGACCGCTTCCGGGCCCTGCCGATGGCGCCGTCCGCGGTGCTCGTCGGCCGGACGACGGCGGACGTCGTCAACAACGTCCTCACCGTGGTGATCATGACGCTGACCGGCCTCGTCGTCGGCTGGCGCATCAACACGTCGGTCGGCGAGGCGCTGCTGGGCTACGTCGTCCTGCTCTTCTTCGCCTACTGCGTGAGCTGGATCATGGCGTACCTCGGGCTGCTGGTGCGGACGCCGGAGGTGTTCAACAACGTCACCTTCATCGTCATCTTCCCGCTGACGTTCATCGCCAACACCTTCGTGCCGATCGAGAGCTTCCCCACCGGCCTGCGCCAGTTCGCCGAGTGGAACCCCGTCTCCTCGGTGACCCAGGCGGCGCGGGAGCTCTTCGGCAACCTGCAGGCCGGCGTGCCGACCCCGGAGGCGTGGCCGCTGCAGAACCCCGTGCTCTACACGGTCCTGTGGGGCGTCGTGCTGCTGCTCGTCTTCGTGCCGCTGACCGTGCGGCAGTACCAGCGGGCCGCGGCGCGCTGA
- a CDS encoding ATP-binding cassette domain-containing protein: MTSTSSDHPVVAEGLVKRYGEVRALDGLDLAVPRGSVLGVLGPNGAGKTTAVRVLTTLLRPDAGRAVVAGVDVLADPKGVRRRIGVSGQYAAVDEELTGRENLTMVGDLYHLGRGPSRDRARELLERFTLTDAADRPVKTYSGGMRRRLDLAGALVAEPEVLFLDEPTTGLDPRSRLDMWDVIAELVSGGTTLLLTTQYLEEADRLADSIAVIDRGHVIAEGTADELKSQVGGERLELTVGRSEDLGAARDVLARSGTGEITADEHSRTLSAPVTGGAAALVRVLTALGETDVEVLDAGVRRPTLDDVFLTLTGRGAEEAAAGDGDGGGRKGRGRGRRGGRHSAPADGSTGTDGSRGTDGSTDAGAQR, from the coding sequence GTGACCTCCACCTCCTCCGACCACCCGGTCGTGGCCGAGGGGCTCGTCAAGCGCTACGGCGAGGTGAGGGCCCTCGACGGGCTCGACCTCGCGGTGCCGCGCGGCAGCGTCCTCGGCGTGCTCGGCCCCAACGGCGCGGGCAAGACGACCGCCGTGCGGGTGCTCACCACCCTGCTGCGCCCCGACGCCGGCCGCGCCGTCGTCGCGGGCGTCGACGTCCTCGCGGACCCCAAGGGCGTCCGCCGCCGCATCGGCGTCTCCGGCCAGTACGCCGCCGTCGACGAGGAGCTCACGGGCCGCGAGAACCTCACGATGGTGGGGGACCTCTACCACCTCGGCCGCGGCCCGTCCCGGGACCGGGCCCGCGAGCTCCTCGAGCGCTTCACCCTCACCGACGCGGCAGACCGGCCGGTCAAGACGTACTCCGGCGGCATGCGCCGCCGGCTCGACCTCGCGGGCGCGCTCGTCGCCGAGCCCGAGGTCCTCTTCCTCGACGAGCCGACGACGGGCCTCGACCCGCGCAGCCGCCTCGACATGTGGGACGTCATCGCCGAGCTCGTCTCCGGCGGCACGACGCTCCTCCTGACGACGCAGTACCTCGAGGAGGCCGACCGGCTCGCGGACTCGATCGCGGTCATCGACCGCGGGCACGTCATCGCGGAGGGCACCGCGGACGAGCTGAAGTCCCAGGTGGGCGGCGAGCGGCTCGAGCTCACCGTCGGGCGGTCGGAGGACCTCGGGGCGGCCCGGGACGTGCTCGCGCGCTCGGGCACCGGCGAGATCACCGCCGACGAGCACTCCCGCACCCTGTCGGCGCCCGTCACGGGCGGCGCGGCGGCGCTCGTGCGCGTCCTCACGGCGCTCGGGGAGACGGACGTCGAGGTGCTCGACGCGGGCGTGCGGCGCCCGACCCTCGACGACGTCTTCCTCACCCTCACCGGGCGCGGCGCCGAGGAGGCCGCCGCCGGCGACGGGGACGGCGGCGGCCGCAAGGGCCGGGGCCGGGGTCGCCGGGGCGGGCGCCACAGCGCCCCGGCCGACGGCAGCACGGGGACGGACGGCAGCAGGGGCACCGACGGCAGCACGGACGCGGGGGCGCAGCGATGA
- the ilvA gene encoding threonine ammonia-lyase, with protein sequence MSAGPGAAAAPPVGLDDVRAAARLLEGVVRTTPLEPSAALSELVGGPVLLKCENLQHAGSFKIRGAYTRMCRLSAEERERGVVAASAGNHAQGVALAARLLGIRSTVWMPAGAALPKVEATRRYGATVHQAGSTVDEALVHAAAHSRATGAVLIHPFDHRDVVAGQGTVGLELVEQAAAAGHDLRTVVVCTGGGGLVAGVAAALSALAPGVRVVGAQAEGAAAYPASLAAGAPVTLDRMATMADGIAIGRPGDVPFGLVRDLVDEVVTVSEESLSRALLLLLERSKLLVEPAGAAAAAALLEHPGAFEPPVAVVLSGGNVDPLLLLRVVRHGLAAAGRYLGCRVQVPDRPGALSGVLALLAEADANVLEVFHTRTTTTLAVDEVEIGLQLETRGHEHAAAVLEALAGAGVRVVG encoded by the coding sequence GTGAGCGCGGGCCCGGGCGCGGCGGCGGCGCCCCCCGTCGGCCTCGACGACGTCCGCGCGGCCGCCCGCCTGCTCGAGGGGGTCGTGCGCACGACGCCGCTCGAGCCGAGCGCGGCGCTGTCCGAGCTCGTCGGCGGCCCGGTCCTCCTCAAGTGCGAGAACCTCCAGCACGCCGGCTCCTTCAAGATCCGCGGCGCCTACACGCGCATGTGCCGGCTGAGCGCCGAGGAGCGCGAGCGGGGCGTCGTCGCCGCCAGCGCGGGCAACCACGCGCAGGGCGTCGCCCTGGCCGCCCGGCTGCTCGGCATCCGCTCCACGGTGTGGATGCCCGCCGGTGCCGCCCTGCCGAAGGTGGAGGCCACGCGGCGCTACGGCGCGACGGTGCACCAGGCGGGCAGCACCGTCGACGAGGCGCTCGTCCACGCCGCGGCGCACAGCCGCGCCACGGGTGCCGTCCTCATCCACCCCTTCGACCACCGCGACGTCGTCGCCGGGCAGGGCACCGTCGGCCTGGAGCTCGTCGAGCAGGCCGCCGCGGCCGGCCACGACCTGAGGACCGTCGTCGTCTGCACGGGCGGGGGCGGCCTCGTGGCCGGGGTGGCCGCCGCCCTCTCGGCGCTCGCGCCGGGGGTGCGGGTGGTCGGCGCCCAGGCCGAGGGCGCCGCCGCCTACCCCGCCTCGCTCGCCGCGGGCGCCCCCGTGACGCTGGACCGCATGGCCACGATGGCCGACGGCATCGCCATCGGCCGCCCCGGCGACGTGCCCTTCGGGCTCGTGCGCGACCTCGTCGACGAGGTCGTCACCGTCTCCGAGGAGTCGCTGTCCCGCGCCCTGCTGCTGCTCCTCGAGCGCAGCAAGCTGCTCGTCGAGCCCGCGGGCGCCGCCGCCGCGGCGGCGCTGCTCGAGCACCCCGGGGCCTTCGAGCCGCCGGTCGCCGTCGTGCTGTCCGGCGGCAACGTCGACCCGCTCCTGCTGCTGCGCGTCGTGCGCCACGGCCTGGCCGCGGCCGGCCGCTACCTCGGCTGCCGCGTGCAGGTGCCGGACCGTCCCGGGGCGCTCTCCGGCGTCCTCGCGCTGCTCGCCGAGGCCGACGCCAACGTCCTCGAGGTCTTCCACACCCGGACGACGACGACCCTCGCCGTCGACGAGGTGGAGATCGGGCTGCAGCTCGAGACCCGCGGGCACGAGCACGCCGCCGCCGTGCTCGAGGCCCTCGCCGGCGCGGGGGTGCGGGTCGTCGGCTGA
- a CDS encoding cystathionine gamma-synthase yields MHVGSDPDPRTGAVVPAISVATTFAQDGVGGLRAGYEYARSANPTRDALQACLAALEGGTAAFAFASGLAAEDTLFRSVLVPGDHVVIPDDAYGGTYRLVARVLERWGVAHTPADVSDPAAVAAAVTPRTKVVWCETPTNPLLGVADVAALAEVAHAAGALLVVDSTFATPYLQQPLALGADVVVHSTTKYCGGHSDVVGGALVVGDATAPSGEPLAELLAFHQNALGAVAGPLDAWLVLRGLKTLEVRMERHCSSAERVAAHLEAHPAVREVLYPGLASHPGHAVAARQMRRFGGMVSVRLADEAAALALCERLEVFTLAESLGGVESLVEHPHRMTHASAAGSPLEVPADLVRLSVGLEDVDDLLADLDRALAPAAG; encoded by the coding sequence ATCCACGTGGGCTCCGACCCCGACCCCCGGACCGGCGCCGTCGTCCCGGCCATCTCCGTGGCCACGACCTTCGCGCAGGACGGCGTGGGCGGGCTCCGCGCGGGCTACGAGTACGCGCGCTCGGCCAACCCGACGCGGGACGCGCTGCAGGCCTGCCTGGCCGCCCTCGAGGGCGGCACCGCCGCCTTCGCCTTCGCCTCCGGGCTCGCGGCCGAGGACACGCTCTTCCGCTCCGTCCTCGTGCCCGGGGACCACGTCGTCATCCCCGACGACGCCTACGGCGGCACGTACCGCCTCGTCGCCCGCGTCCTCGAGCGCTGGGGCGTGGCGCACACCCCGGCCGACGTCTCCGACCCCGCCGCCGTGGCGGCCGCCGTCACGCCGCGCACGAAGGTCGTCTGGTGCGAGACGCCGACCAACCCGCTCCTCGGGGTCGCGGACGTCGCGGCGCTCGCCGAGGTGGCCCACGCCGCGGGCGCGCTGCTCGTCGTCGACAGCACCTTCGCCACCCCCTACCTCCAGCAGCCGCTGGCGCTCGGCGCCGACGTCGTCGTCCACTCGACGACGAAGTACTGCGGCGGCCACTCCGACGTCGTCGGCGGCGCGCTCGTCGTCGGGGACGCCACCGCGCCGTCGGGGGAGCCGCTCGCGGAGCTGCTCGCCTTCCACCAGAACGCCCTCGGCGCCGTCGCCGGGCCGCTCGACGCGTGGCTCGTCCTGCGCGGCCTCAAGACGCTCGAGGTGCGGATGGAGCGCCACTGCAGCTCCGCCGAGCGCGTCGCTGCGCACCTCGAGGCGCACCCGGCCGTCCGCGAGGTGCTCTACCCGGGGCTGGCCTCGCACCCGGGCCACGCCGTCGCCGCCCGCCAGATGCGCCGGTTCGGCGGCATGGTGTCGGTCCGCCTCGCGGACGAGGCCGCGGCCCTGGCCCTCTGCGAGCGGCTCGAGGTCTTCACGCTCGCCGAGTCGCTCGGCGGCGTCGAGTCCCTCGTCGAGCACCCGCACCGCATGACCCACGCGAGCGCGGCCGGCTCCCCGCTGGAGGTGCCCGCCGACCTCGTCCGCCTGTCCGTCGGGCTCGAGGACGTGGACGACCTCCTCGCCGACCTCGACCGGGCGCTCGCCCCGGCCGCCGGGTGA
- a CDS encoding YczE/YyaS/YitT family protein, which yields MPRSTRRPAPAVPTGTADVPAAPGAAPAAAGPAAWGLPHRFVRLCTGLLVFGVALALLLRSGLGAAPWDVLHEGVVLRSGLAFGLVVVLSGVVVLLLWLPLRVRPGVGTVLNVLLVAAGIELGLLLLPEAEGLPLAVVMLVTGVALNAAGTALYIGARLGTGPRDGLMTGLTALTGLPVGLVKAAIEVSVVLAGWLLGGTVGVGTVVFALGVGPLVGLLLPRLDMPGGAARAAAAAAARAASPRRRPARRRGRGVASPA from the coding sequence GTGCCCCGGTCGACGCGCCGCCCCGCCCCCGCCGTGCCGACGGGCACCGCCGACGTCCCGGCCGCCCCGGGCGCGGCGCCGGCTGCTGCCGGCCCCGCCGCGTGGGGGCTCCCGCACCGCTTCGTGCGCCTGTGCACGGGGCTCCTCGTCTTCGGGGTGGCCCTCGCGCTGCTCCTGCGCTCGGGCCTCGGCGCGGCGCCGTGGGACGTCCTCCACGAGGGCGTCGTCCTCCGCAGCGGCCTCGCCTTCGGCCTCGTCGTCGTCCTGTCCGGCGTCGTCGTCCTGCTCCTGTGGCTGCCGCTGCGCGTGCGCCCCGGCGTCGGGACGGTCCTCAACGTCCTCCTCGTCGCGGCGGGCATCGAGCTCGGCCTGCTCCTCCTGCCCGAGGCCGAGGGCCTGCCGCTCGCCGTGGTGATGCTCGTCACGGGGGTCGCCCTCAACGCCGCGGGCACCGCCCTCTACATCGGCGCCCGCCTCGGCACCGGCCCGCGCGACGGCCTCATGACCGGCCTCACGGCCCTCACCGGCCTGCCGGTGGGGCTCGTCAAGGCCGCCATCGAGGTCTCCGTCGTCCTGGCCGGCTGGCTGCTCGGCGGCACCGTGGGCGTCGGCACGGTCGTCTTCGCCCTCGGCGTCGGCCCGCTCGTGGGGCTGCTGCTCCCGCGCCTCGACATGCCCGGGGGCGCCGCCCGCGCCGCCGCGGCCGCCGCCGCCCGGGCGGCCTCCCCCCGCCGCCGGCCGGCGCGGCGCCGGGGTCGCGGCGTCGCCTCGCCCGCCTGA
- a CDS encoding PLP-dependent aminotransferase family protein: protein MSAPTSSSAAGEAAERLAALVGRTTLHPPVAASLALSLRSLVADGRLPVGGRLPAERELATALGVSRVTVSSAYRRLRESGWARSRTGAGTWTSVPDRSGVVAAFVPGAPRDGTVDLSYASPAGPPEVADAYAAALEALPHLLPSHGYLAGGLADLRARVAERMTARGLTTTAERVLVTTGASAGVSGALRAGTSPGDRVLVEHPTWPNALDVLRMIGARAVPVPRDPTATWGAAGFPGALHRAARETSPAMAYLVPHHANPTGGVLTAEEQRRVAASLQQHDVLTIADETLADLALGPEGGPEDGPGGTGDAADAPPPLAADARPGAVVTVGSLSKSVWAGLRVGWLVGEPSFLHRVASTASREHGALPVVDQLAACVLLDGLDAGLVARRAQLRVQRDALVGALRATLPTWEVPVPPGGLSLWCRLPRGLSSSAVVDAAERHGLFLSTGSRFGTGHAFDDHLRLPFTQPVPVLEDAVARLAAAAADAERAWGAPTTSRGGAVLG, encoded by the coding sequence ATGAGCGCGCCGACGTCGTCGTCCGCCGCCGGCGAGGCCGCCGAGCGGCTCGCCGCCCTCGTCGGCCGCACGACGCTCCACCCTCCCGTCGCGGCGTCCCTCGCCCTCTCCCTGCGCTCGCTCGTGGCCGACGGTCGCCTGCCCGTCGGGGGGCGGCTGCCCGCCGAGCGGGAGCTGGCGACGGCGCTCGGCGTCAGCCGGGTGACCGTCTCGTCGGCGTACCGACGGCTGCGCGAGAGCGGCTGGGCCCGCTCCCGGACGGGCGCCGGCACGTGGACGAGCGTCCCCGACCGCAGCGGTGTCGTCGCGGCCTTCGTGCCGGGCGCCCCGCGGGACGGGACGGTCGACCTCTCCTACGCATCCCCCGCCGGCCCGCCCGAGGTGGCCGACGCGTACGCGGCGGCGCTGGAGGCGCTGCCGCACCTCCTGCCCTCGCACGGCTACCTGGCCGGCGGCCTCGCCGACCTGCGCGCCCGGGTGGCCGAGCGGATGACCGCGCGGGGCCTGACGACGACGGCCGAGCGCGTCCTCGTGACGACGGGCGCCAGCGCGGGCGTGAGCGGCGCGCTGCGGGCGGGGACGTCGCCGGGCGACCGCGTGCTCGTCGAGCACCCGACGTGGCCCAACGCCCTCGACGTCCTCCGGATGATCGGCGCCCGCGCCGTCCCGGTGCCGCGCGACCCGACGGCCACCTGGGGCGCGGCCGGCTTCCCCGGCGCCCTGCACCGGGCGGCCCGCGAGACCTCCCCCGCCATGGCCTACCTCGTGCCCCACCACGCGAACCCGACCGGCGGCGTCCTCACCGCCGAGGAGCAGCGACGGGTCGCCGCGAGCCTGCAGCAGCACGACGTCCTCACCATCGCCGACGAGACGCTCGCCGACCTGGCGCTCGGTCCCGAGGGCGGGCCGGAGGACGGCCCCGGCGGCACCGGGGACGCCGCGGACGCGCCCCCGCCGCTGGCCGCGGACGCCCGGCCGGGCGCCGTCGTCACCGTCGGCTCGCTCAGCAAGTCGGTGTGGGCGGGGCTGCGGGTCGGCTGGCTCGTCGGCGAGCCGTCCTTCCTCCACCGCGTCGCCTCCACCGCCTCGCGGGAGCACGGGGCGCTGCCCGTCGTCGACCAGCTGGCCGCCTGCGTCCTCCTCGACGGCCTCGACGCCGGGCTCGTCGCCCGCCGCGCCCAGCTCCGGGTCCAGCGCGACGCCCTCGTGGGGGCCCTCCGCGCGACCCTGCCGACGTGGGAGGTGCCGGTGCCGCCGGGCGGCCTGTCGCTGTGGTGCCGGCTGCCGCGGGGGCTGTCGTCGTCGGCCGTCGTCGACGCGGCCGAGCGCCACGGCCTCTTCCTCTCCACGGGCTCCCGCTTCGGCACGGGGCACGCCTTCGACGACCACCTGCGGCTGCCCTTCACGCAGCCGGTGCCGGTGCTGGAGGACGCCGTCGCGCGCCTCGCCGCGGCGGCCGCCGACGCCGAGCGGGCCTGGGGCGCGCCCACCACCTCGCGCGGGGGCGCGGTCCTCGGCTGA
- the msrA gene encoding peptide-methionine (S)-S-oxide reductase MsrA, with protein MVSAEEALPGRDHRPHHVPTTHAVLGTPLEGPWPEGTQRLYVGMGCFWGAERLFWTMPGVVTTAVGYMGGHTPHPTYEETCTARTGHTETVMVAYDPRVTSAEALLKTFWEEHDPTTANRQGNDVGTQYRSAVYWTTPEQGEAVRATRDAFAAELERFRLGPITTELRPADEVGPFYYAEDYHQQYLHKVPNGYCGLAGTGVACPAGVLPADGAQAAPAAG; from the coding sequence ATGGTCAGCGCCGAGGAGGCCCTCCCGGGCCGCGACCACCGCCCGCACCACGTGCCGACGACCCACGCGGTCCTCGGCACGCCCCTCGAGGGCCCCTGGCCCGAGGGCACCCAGCGCCTCTACGTCGGCATGGGCTGCTTCTGGGGCGCCGAGCGCCTGTTCTGGACGATGCCGGGCGTCGTCACCACGGCCGTCGGCTACATGGGCGGCCACACGCCGCACCCGACGTACGAGGAGACCTGCACGGCCCGCACCGGCCACACGGAGACCGTGATGGTGGCGTACGACCCGCGGGTCACGAGCGCCGAGGCGCTGCTCAAGACCTTCTGGGAGGAGCACGACCCCACGACGGCCAACCGCCAGGGCAACGACGTCGGCACCCAGTACCGCTCCGCGGTCTACTGGACGACGCCGGAGCAGGGCGAGGCCGTCCGCGCCACGCGCGACGCCTTCGCGGCCGAGCTGGAGCGCTTCCGCCTCGGCCCCATCACCACGGAGCTGCGCCCGGCCGACGAGGTCGGCCCGTTCTACTACGCCGAGGACTACCACCAGCAGTACCTGCACAAGGTGCCGAACGGCTACTGCGGCCTCGCCGGGACGGGCGTGGCCTGCCCCGCCGGGGTGCTGCCGGCCGACGGCGCGCAGGCCGCGCCCGCGGCGGGCTGA
- a CDS encoding ATP-binding cassette domain-containing protein, translated as MQARGLVKTFGRVVGLDGVDLDVVAGEVLAVVGDNGAGKSTLVKCLTGASVPDAGTIAVDGRPVRMRRPQDARDAGIETVYQTLAVSPALDVASNLFLGRERRRPGVLGSVFRLLDRRGMRADAEQALRDLGIGTLQDVTQPVESLSGGQRQAVAVARAVSAGSRVLVLDEPTAALGVRETRQVLDLVRQVRDRGIGVVLVSHDMPQVFEVADRIHVQRLGGCAGVVTPRSHSMAEVVAVMTGATTLAAG; from the coding sequence CTGCAGGCCCGCGGGCTCGTCAAGACCTTCGGCCGCGTCGTCGGGCTCGACGGGGTGGACCTCGACGTCGTCGCCGGGGAGGTGCTCGCCGTCGTCGGCGACAACGGCGCGGGCAAGTCCACGCTCGTGAAGTGCCTCACCGGGGCCAGCGTCCCCGACGCCGGGACGATCGCCGTCGACGGCCGGCCCGTCCGGATGCGGCGGCCGCAGGACGCGCGGGACGCCGGGATCGAGACGGTCTACCAGACCCTCGCCGTCTCCCCGGCGCTCGACGTCGCGAGCAACCTCTTCCTCGGGCGCGAGCGGCGGCGCCCCGGCGTCCTGGGCTCCGTCTTCCGCCTGCTCGACCGCCGCGGCATGCGCGCCGACGCCGAGCAGGCGCTGCGCGACCTCGGCATCGGCACGCTGCAGGACGTCACGCAGCCGGTCGAGTCGCTCTCGGGCGGCCAGCGCCAGGCGGTCGCCGTGGCCCGGGCCGTCTCGGCGGGCAGCCGGGTCCTCGTCCTCGACGAGCCGACGGCGGCGCTGGGCGTCCGCGAGACCCGGCAGGTCCTCGACCTCGTCCGCCAGGTCCGCGACCGCGGGATCGGGGTCGTCCTCGTCAGCCACGACATGCCGCAGGTCTTCGAGGTGGCCGACCGCATCCACGTCCAGCGGCTCGGCGGCTGCGCCGGCGTCGTCACCCCCCGGTCGCACTCGATGGCGGAGGTCGTCGCCGTCATGACCGGCGCGACGACGCTCGCCGCCGGCTGA
- a CDS encoding ABC transporter permease, producing MLVSTATSAADLLQRRRTPAQRVQQVLHAHPWVSPLVVLVVAVVVFTALNPRFASPASLSLVLQQVAVVGALAVGQTLVILTAGIDLSVGAVAVLAGVVPAQLALSGGLPGPAAVLLGLAVGTLAGLANGLLVTRLRLPPFIVTLGTLSIFTALALLWSGGSSTRADQLPAVLSWTGTRVAVGPFNLTTGVLLVLVLYLVVGYALACTAWGRHVYAVGDDAEAARLAGIRVRRVLLSVYVVAGAVYGLAAWVLIGRAGAASANAVVDANLESITAVVIGGTSLFGGRGVLVGTLLGALIVGVFRSGLSLAGVDDQYRVLAIGVLVIVAVSVDQWIRRARA from the coding sequence CTGCTGGTGAGCACCGCGACGTCCGCCGCGGACCTCCTGCAGCGCCGGCGCACGCCGGCGCAGCGGGTCCAGCAGGTCCTCCACGCCCACCCGTGGGTGAGCCCGCTCGTCGTCCTCGTCGTCGCGGTCGTCGTCTTCACGGCGCTCAACCCGCGCTTCGCCTCGCCGGCGTCGCTGTCGCTCGTCCTCCAGCAGGTCGCCGTCGTGGGCGCGCTGGCGGTCGGGCAGACGCTGGTCATCCTCACCGCGGGCATCGACCTGTCGGTCGGGGCGGTCGCCGTCCTCGCGGGCGTCGTCCCCGCGCAGCTGGCGCTGTCCGGCGGGCTCCCCGGCCCGGCGGCCGTCCTGCTCGGCCTCGCCGTCGGGACGCTCGCGGGCCTCGCCAACGGGCTGCTCGTCACCCGGCTGCGGCTGCCGCCGTTCATCGTCACGCTCGGGACGCTGAGCATCTTCACGGCCCTGGCGCTGCTGTGGAGCGGCGGCTCGAGCACCCGCGCCGACCAGCTGCCGGCCGTCCTGTCGTGGACGGGCACGCGGGTCGCCGTCGGGCCCTTCAACCTCACGACGGGCGTGCTGCTCGTCCTCGTGCTCTACCTCGTCGTCGGCTACGCCCTGGCCTGCACCGCCTGGGGGAGGCACGTCTACGCCGTCGGCGACGACGCCGAGGCCGCGCGCCTCGCCGGCATCCGCGTCCGCCGGGTGCTCCTGTCCGTCTACGTCGTCGCGGGCGCCGTCTACGGCCTCGCGGCGTGGGTGCTCATCGGCCGGGCGGGGGCGGCGAGTGCCAACGCCGTCGTCGACGCCAACCTCGAGAGCATCACCGCCGTCGTCATCGGCGGCACGAGCCTCTTCGGCGGTCGCGGGGTGCTCGTCGGCACGCTCCTCGGCGCGCTCATCGTCGGGGTCTTCCGCAGCGGCCTGTCGCTCGCGGGCGTCGACGACCAGTACCGCGTCCTCGCCATCGGGGTCCTCGTCATCGTCGCCGTCTCGGTCGACCAGTGGATCCGGCGGGCCCGCGCGTGA
- a CDS encoding substrate-binding domain-containing protein → MLAAGTLVLAGCGGTDGPAAADDTIGVSLITKTDSNPFFVAMREGAQEAAAEEGVDLTLAAGTSDADEAGQVEAVEDAVARGDAGILITPNGPGVNQAIEDARAAGLLVLALDTPPDPADVVDATFATDNVRAGELIGEYAAARLDGQPAVIAMLDLLDDVDVSVDWQRDQGFLAGMGIDTADPETKGDEAPTGAYTGGAGGDYTIVCNEPTQGAEDGGRTAMENCLRRDPSVNVVYTVNELSAVGAQQALAAAGRDDVVVVSVDGGCDGVSAVEDGLIDATAQQYPVEMARLGVAAVADLARGGEAPEPTEGKSFVDTGVQLVAGTPVDGVDALDVAEGTELCW, encoded by the coding sequence GGCACCGACGGCCCCGCCGCGGCCGACGACACCATCGGCGTCTCGCTCATCACGAAGACCGACTCCAACCCCTTCTTCGTCGCGATGCGCGAGGGGGCGCAGGAGGCGGCCGCGGAGGAGGGGGTCGACCTCACGCTCGCCGCGGGCACGAGCGACGCCGACGAGGCCGGGCAGGTCGAGGCGGTCGAGGACGCCGTCGCGCGCGGCGACGCCGGCATCCTCATCACGCCCAACGGCCCGGGCGTCAACCAGGCGATCGAGGACGCGCGGGCCGCGGGCCTGCTCGTGCTCGCCCTCGACACGCCGCCGGACCCGGCCGACGTCGTCGACGCCACCTTCGCCACGGACAACGTCCGCGCGGGCGAGCTGATCGGCGAGTACGCGGCCGCCCGCCTCGACGGGCAGCCCGCCGTCATCGCGATGCTCGACCTGCTCGACGACGTCGACGTCTCGGTCGACTGGCAGCGCGACCAGGGCTTCCTGGCGGGCATGGGCATCGACACCGCCGACCCGGAGACCAAGGGCGACGAGGCGCCGACCGGCGCGTACACCGGTGGCGCCGGCGGCGACTACACGATCGTCTGCAACGAGCCGACGCAGGGCGCCGAGGACGGCGGCCGCACGGCCATGGAGAACTGCCTCCGGCGCGACCCGTCGGTCAACGTCGTCTACACCGTCAACGAGCTGTCGGCCGTCGGCGCCCAGCAGGCCCTGGCCGCCGCGGGCCGCGACGACGTCGTCGTCGTGTCCGTCGACGGCGGCTGCGACGGCGTCTCGGCGGTCGAGGACGGCCTCATCGACGCGACGGCGCAGCAGTACCCGGTGGAGATGGCGCGCCTGGGCGTCGCGGCCGTGGCCGACCTCGCCCGGGGCGGCGAGGCGCCCGAGCCCACCGAGGGCAAGAGCTTCGTCGACACGGGCGTCCAGCTCGTCGCCGGCACCCCGGTCGACGGCGTCGACGCGCTCGACGTCGCCGAGGGCACCGAGCTCTGCTGGTGA